Proteins found in one Fulvitalea axinellae genomic segment:
- a CDS encoding phosphoribosyltransferase family protein: MTTDKIMILDTTQVDRRIKRIAYEIYERNFEEQGIIFAGINGTGYAFAERLVEIFRTIAPYKAELCKVTLDKHGPANADVQLGIDAKELRDKSVILVDDVLNSGRTLLQGLKPFLDVNLKKIETAVLVNRSHLSFPVAATYSGYELATTLNDHIEVEFGPEKREAYLR; encoded by the coding sequence ATGACAACGGATAAGATCATGATCCTGGACACCACCCAGGTCGACCGTCGCATCAAGCGGATAGCTTACGAGATTTACGAACGGAATTTCGAGGAACAAGGAATTATTTTTGCCGGCATCAACGGTACCGGTTACGCTTTCGCCGAACGTCTGGTGGAGATTTTCCGGACAATCGCCCCGTACAAAGCCGAATTGTGCAAAGTGACGCTGGACAAACACGGACCGGCGAATGCCGACGTGCAATTAGGTATTGACGCCAAAGAGTTGCGGGACAAGTCAGTCATTCTGGTTGACGACGTGCTGAACAGCGGTCGCACTCTCTTACAGGGCCTTAAGCCTTTCCTTGACGTAAATCTCAAGAAGATCGAAACGGCGGTGCTTGTCAACAGAAGCCACCTTTCCTTTCCAGTAGCCGCCACTTACTCCGGATATGAGCTGGCTACTACGCTCAACGATCACATCGAAGTGGAATTCGGGCCGGAAAAACGAGAAGCGTACTTACGCTAA
- a CDS encoding Lrp/AsnC family transcriptional regulator, with amino-acid sequence MATNRLDKIDRKILDILQRSAKITNAQLSKEIGLSPAPTLERVKKLEQTGLIKSYHALLDSDKVGLGVSTFVLVTLKGHNKDNIKTFLDKINKIDNVIECHHITGSGDFLLKVIAKDIGTYQQLMLEDVSDIDVVDNLSSMVVLSTYKDSKVMPVP; translated from the coding sequence ATGGCTACTAATAGGCTAGATAAAATAGATCGTAAGATCTTGGATATCTTGCAGAGGAGTGCAAAGATAACTAACGCCCAACTGTCGAAGGAAATCGGGCTTTCGCCGGCTCCTACTTTGGAACGGGTGAAAAAGCTTGAGCAGACAGGACTCATCAAAAGCTACCACGCTCTGCTTGACAGCGACAAAGTCGGCTTGGGGGTGTCCACCTTCGTGTTAGTGACCCTAAAAGGTCACAACAAGGACAACATCAAGACATTCCTTGACAAGATCAACAAGATCGACAATGTGATCGAGTGCCATCACATCACGGGATCGGGGGATTTTCTCCTCAAAGTGATCGCAAAAGACATCGGCACTTACCAACAACTGATGCTCGAAGACGTAAGCGACATCGATGTGGTGGACAACCTCTCGTCGATGGTAGTGCTTTCCACATACAAAGACAGCAAGGTTATGCCTGTGCCGTAA
- a CDS encoding outer membrane beta-barrel protein, whose product MRRILLSAVAILVMGVNFGFAQGENTEKKRGMPDLPGDLFVEFGWNWINSTPSNMGTKWFSSRAFNVYYTYGIPIGKSKFSFNPGIGIGVENYSFSEDVTLKNNNGQTEIVTIQSITETYTPVDKSPVPVKPFEGASINKTNLQMTYLDIPLEFRYSSLGPNSRKGFKMALGGKVGYLIDSKTKIKYKKDGETKTVKYKEDFNLEKFRYGVYGRVGFGWINLYYYQNLSSMFESGKGPSETDATTSQVGLSFDLF is encoded by the coding sequence ATGAGAAGGATTTTATTATCAGCCGTGGCAATATTGGTCATGGGCGTAAATTTTGGTTTCGCTCAGGGAGAAAACACTGAGAAGAAGAGGGGGATGCCAGATCTGCCCGGTGACCTGTTTGTAGAATTCGGTTGGAACTGGATCAACTCCACACCCAGCAACATGGGAACGAAGTGGTTTAGCTCCAGAGCGTTCAACGTCTACTATACGTATGGGATTCCTATAGGGAAATCCAAGTTCTCTTTCAACCCGGGAATCGGGATTGGGGTTGAGAACTACAGCTTCAGCGAAGACGTTACGTTGAAAAACAATAACGGACAGACCGAGATCGTAACCATCCAGAGTATCACGGAGACGTACACTCCGGTAGACAAATCTCCAGTACCCGTTAAACCGTTTGAAGGCGCGTCAATTAATAAGACAAACCTCCAGATGACTTACCTCGATATTCCGCTGGAATTCCGCTATTCGTCCTTGGGGCCAAACTCAAGAAAAGGCTTCAAGATGGCTTTAGGTGGAAAAGTGGGTTATTTGATCGACTCTAAGACGAAGATCAAGTATAAAAAAGACGGGGAAACAAAAACCGTAAAATACAAAGAGGATTTCAACCTCGAAAAGTTCCGCTATGGCGTTTACGGCCGAGTGGGATTCGGGTGGATCAACCTTTACTACTACCAGAACCTCTCTTCAATGTTTGAGAGTGGCAAAGGTCCTAGCGAAACGGACGCTACCACATCGCAAGTAGGCTTGAGTTTTGACCTGTTCTAA
- a CDS encoding thioredoxin family protein: MRQRIALLLLVGALFASSAFAQKKKIYDPSLNGKKQLLEAVTKAQATGKNVFVQVGGNWCSWCIKFEKFVNFNNDLGEILEKNYITVHLNYSKSNKNWDALEQLGFPQRFGFPVFVILDKNGNRIHTQDSGYLEKDGGYDHDKVKRFLENWTPKALSAESYKDKK; this comes from the coding sequence ATGAGACAGAGAATAGCCTTGTTGCTGTTGGTTGGCGCTTTGTTCGCGTCATCGGCTTTTGCTCAAAAGAAAAAGATTTACGATCCTTCATTGAACGGAAAAAAGCAACTGCTTGAGGCGGTAACCAAAGCGCAAGCGACGGGAAAAAACGTCTTTGTGCAAGTTGGCGGAAACTGGTGCAGTTGGTGTATCAAGTTTGAGAAGTTCGTAAACTTCAATAACGATCTCGGCGAAATTCTGGAAAAGAACTACATCACGGTTCACCTGAATTACAGCAAGTCGAACAAAAACTGGGACGCTTTGGAGCAGTTGGGTTTTCCGCAACGTTTCGGGTTTCCGGTATTTGTGATTTTGGATAAAAACGGAAACAGAATCCATACGCAGGATTCAGGTTATCTGGAAAAAGACGGAGGCTACGACCACGACAAGGTAAAACGCTTTTTGGAGAATTGGACTCCGAAAGCTCTCAGCGCCGAGAGTTATAAGGATAAGAAATAA
- a CDS encoding glycerol-3-phosphate dehydrogenase/oxidase — MDRENMLCGLRKRGAKPWDMIIIGGGATGLGIAVDSASRGYDTLLLERTDFAKGTSSRSTKLVHGGVRYLAQGDVGMVKEALAERALMMKNAPHLVRNMSFVVPAYSFWDGLRYTAGLKLYDLMAGKASFGASVHLGKEAILKRIPTLNRKGLKGGIRYQDGQFDDSRMAVNLAQTAHEHGGVPLNYMEVKGLRKNENGKIEGVFAQDLETGEEFELPAKAVVNATGVFTDEIHQLDKPGVEPTVMPSQGVHIVLDSSFLGNSQQALMIPETSDGRILFAVPWHGVLVVGTTDTAVRHADIEPKALDEEVDFILDTAGFYLDKKPKREDVLSVFAGLRPLVKSGDKENPTKNLSRGHKVSVSASGLVSVSGGKWTTYRKMAEDAVNVASRSAGLNSEKCRTKDLKIHGYSTESSFFDHLGTYGADNQSVLDLAKTEPGLGDPLIAGKPYLKAQVVWAVRNEMARTVEDVLARRLRFLFLDAKSAVEAAPATAKLMADEMGKDRAWELAQCEDFAVLASSYKFDCPSKER, encoded by the coding sequence ATGGACAGGGAGAACATGCTTTGCGGGCTCCGGAAACGGGGAGCCAAACCATGGGACATGATAATAATCGGCGGTGGTGCTACGGGCTTGGGCATCGCCGTGGATTCTGCGTCGCGGGGGTATGACACACTATTGCTCGAACGCACCGATTTTGCGAAAGGCACATCCAGCCGTAGCACAAAGCTGGTGCACGGTGGCGTGCGTTACTTGGCCCAAGGCGACGTGGGAATGGTAAAAGAAGCCTTGGCCGAACGCGCTTTGATGATGAAAAACGCCCCGCATTTAGTCCGAAATATGTCTTTTGTGGTGCCCGCTTATAGTTTCTGGGATGGCTTGCGTTATACCGCCGGGCTTAAACTTTATGATCTGATGGCGGGGAAAGCGAGTTTCGGAGCATCCGTACATCTGGGCAAGGAAGCGATACTTAAGCGTATTCCGACTTTAAACAGAAAGGGTCTGAAAGGAGGAATTCGCTATCAAGACGGTCAGTTTGACGATAGCCGGATGGCGGTTAATCTTGCCCAAACGGCGCACGAACACGGCGGTGTTCCGCTGAATTACATGGAAGTAAAAGGATTGCGTAAAAACGAAAACGGGAAGATAGAAGGCGTCTTTGCGCAGGATTTGGAGACGGGCGAAGAATTTGAGTTACCGGCAAAGGCGGTGGTAAATGCCACGGGCGTATTTACGGACGAGATTCATCAATTGGACAAGCCGGGAGTGGAGCCCACGGTAATGCCGAGCCAAGGCGTTCATATCGTTTTGGATTCGTCTTTCTTGGGAAACTCGCAACAAGCGCTGATGATACCGGAAACCTCGGACGGGCGGATACTTTTCGCTGTGCCTTGGCATGGCGTATTGGTAGTGGGAACCACCGATACGGCCGTGAGGCATGCGGACATTGAACCAAAAGCGCTGGACGAAGAGGTGGATTTTATTCTGGACACCGCAGGGTTTTATTTGGATAAAAAGCCAAAACGAGAAGACGTTTTGAGTGTGTTCGCTGGACTGAGGCCTTTGGTGAAATCTGGCGATAAAGAAAACCCCACTAAAAATCTGTCACGCGGACATAAAGTGAGTGTTTCAGCTTCGGGTTTGGTAAGTGTGTCGGGCGGAAAGTGGACCACTTATCGCAAGATGGCCGAGGACGCTGTGAATGTCGCCTCCCGATCGGCGGGTTTGAATTCGGAAAAGTGTCGAACCAAGGACTTGAAAATTCACGGTTATTCCACTGAATCGTCATTTTTTGATCATCTCGGAACTTACGGAGCCGATAATCAAAGTGTGCTGGATTTGGCGAAAACGGAACCTGGCTTGGGCGATCCGCTGATAGCCGGGAAACCGTACCTGAAAGCGCAGGTGGTTTGGGCTGTGCGGAATGAGATGGCCCGCACGGTCGAGGATGTTTTGGCTCGGCGGCTAAGGTTCCTTTTTTTGGATGCGAAATCGGCGGTGGAAGCGGCGCCAGCCACGGCTAAACTTATGGCTGATGAAATGGGGAAAGACAGGGCTTGGGAGCTCGCCCAATGCGAAGATTTCGCCGTTTTGGCTTCCTCGTATAAGTTTGACTGCCCTTCCAAGGAGCGTTAA
- a CDS encoding 5-(carboxyamino)imidazole ribonucleotide synthase: MSQAFYQNYRLGVVGGGQLGRMLIQSAIDYNIDISVLDPDPNAPCRSLASEFTQGKLTDFETLYEFGKRCDLVTIEIENVNTDALKKLRDEGVKVFPQPEIIELIQDKRIQKQFYADNDIPTADFILTEDATEVRENASFLPAVNKLGKEGYDGRGVQIIREEKDLEKAFDAPGLLEKLVDFDTEISVIVARNEKGETKAFPAVELSYHPEHNLVEFLFAPAKISAEVERKAEELALRVIDTLGMVGLLAVEMFVTKDGDVLVNEVAPRPHNSGHQTIEANVTSQYEQHLSAIVGAPLGDTKAITPSVMVNLLGEDGHQGLAKCEGLDSVMAMDGVKTHLYGKKITKPFRKMGHVTLIGSDTEALKSDARRVKETLKIVSE; the protein is encoded by the coding sequence ATGTCTCAGGCATTTTACCAAAACTACAGGTTAGGTGTAGTGGGCGGAGGCCAGTTAGGGCGGATGTTGATACAGTCGGCGATTGACTATAATATCGATATTTCCGTACTCGACCCCGATCCGAACGCACCTTGCCGTAGCTTAGCCTCGGAGTTCACACAAGGAAAACTCACTGATTTCGAAACCCTCTATGAATTCGGGAAGCGATGCGACCTGGTTACCATCGAAATCGAGAACGTGAACACCGATGCCCTGAAAAAGCTCCGCGACGAGGGAGTGAAAGTGTTTCCCCAGCCGGAAATCATCGAACTCATTCAGGACAAACGGATCCAAAAGCAATTCTACGCCGACAACGACATCCCTACGGCGGATTTTATCTTGACGGAAGACGCCACCGAAGTACGGGAAAACGCGTCGTTTCTGCCAGCTGTAAATAAGCTTGGCAAAGAAGGCTATGATGGCCGTGGAGTGCAGATTATCCGTGAGGAAAAAGATCTGGAAAAGGCGTTTGACGCTCCTGGATTACTGGAAAAATTGGTGGATTTTGACACTGAAATCTCAGTAATCGTAGCCAGAAACGAGAAGGGCGAAACAAAAGCTTTTCCGGCGGTAGAACTCAGTTACCACCCGGAACATAATCTGGTGGAGTTTCTGTTCGCCCCTGCGAAAATCTCTGCGGAAGTGGAGAGAAAAGCCGAAGAATTGGCTCTCAGAGTGATCGACACTTTGGGAATGGTCGGGCTGTTGGCTGTAGAAATGTTCGTAACCAAAGACGGTGACGTATTGGTAAACGAAGTGGCGCCGAGACCGCATAATAGCGGACACCAAACCATCGAGGCGAATGTCACTTCGCAATACGAGCAACACCTGAGCGCCATCGTGGGAGCGCCTTTGGGAGATACCAAAGCGATTACCCCTTCGGTAATGGTCAATCTATTGGGCGAAGACGGACATCAAGGCCTTGCCAAGTGCGAAGGCTTGGATAGCGTTATGGCTATGGACGGCGTAAAAACCCACCTTTACGGCAAAAAGATCACTAAGCCTTTCCGGAAAATGGGCCACGTTACGCTGATCGGTTCCGATACGGAAGCGCTGAAAAGCGACGCCCGCCGGGTTAAGGAGACCTTGAAGATTGTTTCGGAATAA
- the purE gene encoding 5-(carboxyamino)imidazole ribonucleotide mutase translates to MSTPLVGIIMGSQSDMGVMAPAAEMLEQLGVPFEVTVVSAHRTPVRMVEYAQSAAKRGLKAIIAGAGGAAHLPGMVASLTTLPVIGVPVKSRNSIDGWDSVLSILQMPGGIPVATMALDGAQNAGLMAARIVGAFSPEVSEKLEAYQESLETKVMDSVKNIEENGYKSVL, encoded by the coding sequence ATGAGTACACCTTTGGTAGGAATAATCATGGGTAGCCAGTCCGATATGGGCGTAATGGCTCCCGCCGCCGAAATGTTGGAACAGCTCGGCGTTCCGTTTGAAGTAACAGTGGTTTCGGCTCACCGCACACCCGTCAGAATGGTGGAATACGCCCAAAGCGCGGCCAAGCGTGGCCTGAAGGCGATTATAGCCGGTGCTGGTGGCGCGGCGCACTTGCCGGGAATGGTGGCTTCCCTGACCACTTTGCCCGTAATCGGCGTGCCGGTGAAGTCCAGAAACTCCATCGACGGCTGGGATTCCGTATTGTCAATCCTTCAGATGCCGGGTGGAATTCCCGTAGCCACCATGGCCCTTGATGGCGCTCAGAACGCCGGGCTTATGGCCGCGCGTATTGTGGGGGCGTTTAGCCCTGAGGTTAGCGAAAAGCTTGAGGCTTATCAGGAAAGTTTGGAAACCAAAGTGATGGATTCCGTAAAGAATATCGAAGAGAACGGATACAAAAGCGTTCTGTAA
- the recJ gene encoding single-stranded-DNA-specific exonuclease RecJ, with the protein MVKRWVQKELPDEEDVQRLSQEINVNEVLATVLLQRGVKDFDQAKQYFRPSLDDLHDPFLMKDMDVAVDRILKAFKQREKILIYGDYDVDGTTSVATLYRFIKSMYPNCDFYIPDRYKEGYGISEKGIEWAKESNIKLIISLDCGIKAVNLVGKAKSYGIDFIICDHHLPGDELPPAVAVLDPKRKDCEYPFKELSGCGVGFKLAQALAKVSSEADEKLLWQSLDFVAVSIAADIVPITGENRILAHFGLEVLNKHPSAGLKALIDLGSYKGKLAIMNIVFGIGPRINAAGRMEHAHSAVRLLLAEDEAETYRLAKLINESNTRRKDFDSQITNEAINMIEANDRTLSSKSTVLFKSDWHKGVIGIVASRCIDKYYRPTVILTESNRKATGSARSVNGFDIYEALCECEDLLDQFGGHMYAAGLTLEIDKVEEFRTRFEKTVSEKITEEQLIPRIDVDYQIDLDVIDTKFYNILRQMAPFGPQNMQPIFVTENLRVHDRPRLLKGEHLKFKVVQGEGGKIMEAIGFGFGQYYDLVNSGMRFKMAYTIEENTYMGNKSLQLYVKDIKFD; encoded by the coding sequence ATGGTCAAAAGGTGGGTACAGAAGGAATTGCCGGACGAAGAAGACGTCCAGAGGCTATCCCAAGAGATCAACGTCAACGAAGTGCTTGCTACCGTGCTCTTGCAACGGGGCGTAAAGGATTTTGACCAAGCCAAACAATATTTCAGGCCGTCGCTCGACGATCTGCACGACCCGTTCCTGATGAAGGATATGGACGTGGCCGTAGACCGGATTCTCAAAGCGTTCAAACAGCGCGAGAAGATTTTGATCTACGGAGACTACGACGTGGATGGAACCACGTCCGTGGCTACGCTCTACCGTTTTATCAAGAGCATGTATCCCAATTGCGATTTTTACATTCCGGACCGCTACAAGGAAGGTTACGGAATCTCGGAAAAAGGGATAGAATGGGCCAAGGAAAGTAACATTAAGCTTATCATCAGCCTCGACTGCGGTATCAAAGCCGTAAACCTTGTCGGCAAGGCGAAAAGCTACGGAATAGATTTTATTATCTGCGACCATCACCTGCCGGGCGATGAATTGCCTCCGGCGGTGGCCGTTCTGGACCCGAAGCGCAAAGACTGCGAGTATCCGTTCAAGGAACTTTCGGGCTGCGGCGTGGGGTTCAAGCTGGCGCAGGCCTTGGCCAAAGTGTCAAGCGAGGCGGACGAGAAACTGCTCTGGCAGTCGCTGGATTTTGTGGCGGTGAGTATCGCCGCCGATATCGTCCCTATCACGGGCGAAAACAGGATTTTGGCCCACTTCGGGCTTGAGGTGTTGAACAAGCACCCGTCCGCTGGCCTGAAAGCCCTGATTGATCTGGGCTCCTACAAAGGCAAGCTGGCGATAATGAATATCGTGTTCGGGATCGGCCCGCGGATCAACGCCGCCGGCCGGATGGAGCACGCGCATTCCGCCGTAAGGCTGTTGTTGGCCGAAGACGAGGCGGAGACTTACCGCTTGGCCAAGCTGATAAACGAAAGCAATACCCGCCGAAAGGATTTCGATTCGCAGATTACGAACGAAGCCATCAATATGATCGAGGCCAACGACCGTACGCTCAGTTCCAAATCAACGGTGCTGTTCAAGAGCGATTGGCACAAAGGCGTAATCGGTATTGTGGCTTCGCGTTGTATCGACAAATACTATCGCCCTACGGTTATCCTTACCGAATCGAACAGAAAGGCAACAGGATCGGCGAGGTCGGTGAATGGTTTTGACATTTACGAAGCCCTTTGCGAATGCGAGGATCTGCTCGACCAGTTTGGCGGGCATATGTACGCTGCGGGCCTTACTTTGGAAATTGACAAAGTGGAGGAATTCCGCACCAGGTTCGAGAAGACGGTAAGCGAGAAAATCACAGAGGAGCAACTGATTCCGCGTATTGACGTGGATTATCAGATTGACTTGGATGTGATCGATACGAAATTCTATAATATTCTGAGGCAAATGGCTCCGTTTGGCCCGCAGAATATGCAACCGATTTTTGTGACCGAAAACCTCCGTGTGCATGACCGTCCGCGATTGCTCAAGGGCGAACACCTCAAGTTTAAGGTTGTTCAGGGAGAAGGCGGAAAGATTATGGAAGCCATCGGTTTCGGTTTTGGCCAATATTACGATTTGGTAAACAGCGGCATGCGATTCAAAATGGCTTATACCATTGAGGAAAACACCTATATGGGCAACAAGAGCCTTCAGCTTTATGTGAAGGACATTAAGTTCGACTAA
- a CDS encoding DUF6122 family protein, producing the protein MMETIVHYGLHFIAPAGIAWLIDKKRWKKLYVVLLLTMLVDADHLLADPIFKANRCSVGFHPLHSYPAILAYIVGLVVFWRKVIVRTVFIGLLFHMFTDFVDCIWMWEACGSCFDEYKLAHPGFAKVIDFLKKVIGLKS; encoded by the coding sequence ATGATGGAGACGATAGTCCATTACGGGCTTCATTTTATCGCGCCGGCGGGAATTGCGTGGCTGATTGACAAAAAGCGTTGGAAAAAGCTTTACGTCGTACTTTTGCTGACTATGCTCGTGGACGCCGACCATCTGTTGGCCGATCCGATATTCAAGGCCAACCGGTGCAGTGTCGGTTTTCATCCGTTGCATAGCTACCCGGCCATTTTGGCGTATATCGTAGGCTTGGTTGTCTTTTGGCGCAAGGTGATTGTCCGCACCGTGTTTATCGGCTTGTTGTTCCACATGTTTACCGATTTTGTGGACTGTATCTGGATGTGGGAAGCCTGCGGAAGCTGTTTCGACGAATACAAACTTGCCCATCCCGGCTTTGCCAAAGTGATTGACTTTCTGAAAAAGGTAATCGGCCTTAAGTCTTAA
- the lptB gene encoding LPS export ABC transporter ATP-binding protein has product MILKADNLVKKYKERTVVDNVSVEVNQGEIVGLLGPNGAGKTTSFYMIVGLIKPNGGTITLENEDITALPMYKRAQMGVGYLPQEASVFRDLSVEENLLAVLEMTGKTKAEQKEKAEALLEEFSLTHVRKNLGKVLSGGERRRTEIARALAVDPSFVLLDEPFAGVDPIAVEEIQGIVAKLKNKNIGILITDHNVNETLSITDRAYMMYSGKLFRSGTAEELANDPLVRERYLGQHFELKRKSFD; this is encoded by the coding sequence ATGATTCTAAAGGCTGATAACTTAGTAAAGAAATATAAGGAGAGAACCGTAGTGGACAATGTGTCCGTGGAGGTGAATCAAGGGGAGATTGTTGGTTTGCTGGGCCCGAACGGAGCCGGAAAAACCACGTCTTTCTATATGATTGTGGGGCTGATTAAGCCGAACGGAGGAACGATTACGCTGGAAAACGAAGACATCACCGCTTTGCCGATGTACAAGCGGGCGCAAATGGGTGTCGGATACCTTCCTCAGGAAGCTTCGGTATTCCGCGACCTTTCCGTGGAGGAAAACCTGCTTGCCGTATTGGAGATGACCGGAAAAACCAAAGCCGAACAAAAAGAAAAGGCCGAGGCGCTTCTGGAAGAGTTCAGTTTAACGCACGTGAGGAAAAACCTCGGAAAGGTACTTTCCGGTGGCGAGCGTCGCCGTACCGAGATCGCCAGGGCGCTGGCCGTGGACCCGAGCTTCGTTTTGCTCGACGAACCTTTCGCCGGTGTGGACCCGATCGCCGTGGAGGAAATCCAGGGTATTGTGGCCAAGCTCAAAAACAAGAATATCGGAATCCTGATCACCGATCACAACGTAAACGAGACGCTTTCCATTACTGACCGGGCTTATATGATGTACTCCGGCAAGCTTTTCAGGTCCGGCACGGCCGAGGAGCTGGCCAATGATCCGCTGGTGCGCGAGCGTTATCTTGGGCAACATTTTGAACTGAAGCGGAAATCTTTCGACTGA
- a CDS encoding GH3 auxin-responsive promoter family protein, protein MPILNSIITWVLKQRISQIEEFCEKPFETQQETFEYLVKTAKDTEFGKANGFESIKSVREFRERIPVMSYEGISPYIERQMKGERNILWPSEVRWFSKSSGTTNARSKFIPVSEEALEECHYKGGKDMLSVYLNQYPDSKMFTGKGLGIGGSYQPNPFDPSGGTNCGDVSALIIQNLPFWAQLSRTPDIDIALMDEWEAKIEKMAKATVEENVTSIAGVPTWTLVLLQRILEMTGKNDISEVWPNLEVFVHGAVAFGPYRSVFRELISRPDMRYLETYNASEGFFGIQDRSDHDDMLLMLDYGIFYEFIPLENLEDEYPQAVGLEDVELGKNYAMVISTNAGLWRYLIGDTVKFTTKSPYRIKISGRTKHFINAFGEEVIVENAERAITEACTQTGASIANFTAGPRYLGKGEKGGHEWIVEFKRLPSSVEVFTRALDGELRRLNSDYDAKRYADIALEMPVVHAVEENTFYNWMKSRGKLGGQHKVPRLSNNRVYLDDILGMIGRSTG, encoded by the coding sequence ATGCCGATCCTCAACTCGATAATCACCTGGGTACTGAAACAACGTATCAGCCAAATCGAGGAGTTTTGTGAAAAACCCTTCGAAACGCAACAAGAGACATTTGAGTATTTGGTGAAAACGGCCAAAGACACCGAGTTCGGCAAGGCTAACGGTTTTGAATCGATCAAAAGCGTCAGGGAGTTCCGGGAGCGTATTCCCGTCATGAGTTATGAGGGAATATCGCCTTATATAGAACGGCAGATGAAAGGCGAGCGGAATATCCTCTGGCCTTCTGAGGTTCGTTGGTTTTCCAAATCGTCGGGCACTACGAATGCCCGGAGCAAGTTTATTCCGGTATCGGAAGAGGCTTTGGAAGAATGCCACTACAAAGGCGGGAAAGATATGCTGTCCGTGTATTTGAACCAATATCCGGACAGCAAGATGTTCACCGGAAAAGGCTTGGGTATAGGCGGTAGCTACCAGCCCAATCCGTTTGATCCTTCGGGTGGCACCAATTGCGGCGATGTATCGGCTCTTATTATCCAGAACCTGCCGTTTTGGGCGCAGTTGAGCCGTACGCCGGATATCGATATCGCCCTGATGGACGAGTGGGAAGCCAAGATAGAGAAAATGGCCAAGGCTACGGTCGAGGAGAACGTGACTAGCATAGCGGGCGTCCCGACTTGGACTTTGGTGCTTTTGCAACGGATTCTGGAAATGACTGGCAAGAACGACATTTCCGAAGTCTGGCCGAATCTGGAAGTTTTTGTGCATGGCGCCGTGGCGTTCGGGCCGTACCGTAGCGTATTTCGCGAATTGATCTCACGTCCGGATATGCGGTACCTGGAAACCTATAACGCTTCCGAGGGATTTTTCGGGATCCAAGACCGTTCCGACCACGACGACATGTTGCTGATGTTGGATTACGGTATTTTCTATGAGTTTATTCCTCTGGAAAATCTGGAAGACGAATATCCTCAGGCTGTAGGCTTGGAAGACGTGGAACTTGGGAAAAACTACGCGATGGTGATCAGCACCAACGCCGGCCTGTGGCGCTACCTGATCGGCGATACGGTCAAGTTTACGACCAAAAGCCCGTATCGGATCAAGATATCGGGACGGACAAAACACTTTATAAACGCCTTTGGCGAGGAAGTAATCGTGGAAAACGCCGAACGGGCGATAACCGAGGCCTGTACCCAAACCGGCGCTTCGATCGCCAATTTTACCGCCGGCCCCAGATATTTGGGTAAAGGTGAAAAGGGCGGGCATGAGTGGATCGTGGAATTCAAGCGCCTCCCCTCTTCTGTCGAGGTTTTTACCAGAGCCTTGGACGGCGAACTTCGCAGGTTGAATTCGGATTACGACGCCAAGCGTTACGCCGATATCGCATTGGAAATGCCGGTGGTCCATGCCGTGGAGGAGAATACTTTTTATAATTGGATGAAAAGCCGGGGCAAACTTGGTGGCCAGCACAAAGTGCCGCGTTTGTCGAACAACCGGGTCTATCTGGATGATATTTTGGGAATGATCGGGCGGTCTACGGGCTAA
- a CDS encoding DUF4870 domain-containing protein produces the protein METSVPSGDERTWAMFSHLSSLSVFAIPFGNIIIPMVIWLSKKKESAFVDEHGKASLNFQLSVIIYMMIIGVFALVLFGLGLVNLGLSGTEDMYWRTFPWEFHFEGDGFIPFFLAPGFGLIFLLGLFWLALVGIYIFLVVKASLDASSGRQPKYFLALPLIK, from the coding sequence ATGGAAACTTCAGTACCAAGCGGAGACGAACGCACCTGGGCCATGTTCAGTCACTTGAGTAGCCTCAGCGTATTCGCAATTCCTTTCGGCAATATCATCATCCCGATGGTGATTTGGCTTAGCAAGAAAAAAGAGTCCGCTTTTGTGGACGAGCACGGCAAAGCCAGTCTTAATTTTCAACTATCCGTAATCATTTATATGATGATCATCGGGGTGTTTGCGTTAGTCTTGTTCGGCTTGGGTTTGGTTAATCTGGGGCTTTCGGGAACGGAGGATATGTACTGGAGGACTTTCCCTTGGGAATTCCACTTTGAGGGTGACGGGTTTATTCCGTTTTTTTTGGCGCCCGGCTTCGGGCTGATTTTCCTCTTGGGCTTGTTCTGGCTGGCTTTGGTCGGGATTTATATATTTCTTGTCGTGAAAGCCTCGCTTGACGCCAGTTCTGGCAGGCAACCAAAGTATTTCTTAGCGCTTCCGCTCATCAAATAA